One window of uncultured Erythrobacter sp. genomic DNA carries:
- a CDS encoding DsrE family protein, translated as MKYLFLIPALAFAAPLAAQQANLEAFETGPVFEDFGPHAPVPDAKPIASLERFQIAFDVARKAEDGARNRGFESAARFINMHVAAGVLEDRIDLVVVVHGSAVHDLVSGEGNGSEAMVRAMLDHGVRFVVCGQSAAAYGVTADALIEGVEMELSAMTAHALLQQDGYTVNPF; from the coding sequence ATGAAATACCTCTTCCTCATCCCCGCACTGGCATTCGCTGCACCGCTCGCGGCACAGCAGGCGAACCTTGAAGCCTTTGAAACCGGCCCCGTATTCGAAGATTTCGGCCCCCACGCGCCGGTCCCCGATGCCAAGCCGATTGCCAGCCTCGAACGCTTCCAGATCGCCTTTGACGTGGCGCGCAAGGCGGAGGACGGGGCACGCAATCGCGGGTTTGAGAGCGCCGCCCGCTTCATCAACATGCATGTTGCCGCTGGCGTGCTCGAAGACCGGATCGACCTCGTTGTCGTTGTCCACGGCAGCGCGGTGCACGATCTCGTTTCAGGCGAGGGCAACGGCTCCGAAGCGATGGTGCGCGCGATGCTCGATCACGGCGTGCGCTTCGTCGTCTGCGGGCAGAGCGCTGCGGCCTATGGTGTAACCGCCGATGCACTGATCGAAGGCGTCGAGATGGAGCTCTCCGCCATGACCGCCCACGCACTGCTCCAGCAAGACGGCTACACGGTGAACCCGTTTTGA
- a CDS encoding GFA family protein — translation MTARTASCQCGELTAACTGEPVAVSVCHCLACQKRSGAPFAAQARFAKDCVAFAGQSKTWERRGDEGALCTNHFCPNCGSNVWFTVDIQPDVIAVPVGAFADHAFPPPQYSVYEDRQHSWVALVGDDIEHYD, via the coding sequence ATGACCGCACGTACAGCCTCCTGCCAATGCGGCGAGCTGACCGCGGCCTGCACAGGCGAACCCGTGGCGGTTTCGGTGTGCCATTGCCTCGCCTGCCAGAAGCGCAGCGGCGCGCCGTTCGCGGCGCAGGCGCGCTTCGCCAAGGACTGCGTTGCGTTTGCAGGCCAGTCCAAGACATGGGAGCGGCGCGGGGATGAAGGCGCGCTGTGCACCAACCACTTCTGCCCGAACTGCGGCTCGAATGTGTGGTTCACTGTCGACATCCAGCCCGATGTGATCGCAGTGCCAGTTGGCGCCTTCGCCGATCACGCCTTCCCGCCGCCGCAATACTCCGTCTATGAAGATCGCCAGCACAGCTGGGTCGCGCTGGTCGGTGACGATATCGAGCATTACGATTGA
- the ruvA gene encoding Holliday junction branch migration protein RuvA, whose product MIAKLSGRLDETGEDWAIVDVQGVGYLVHCSARTLAALGDVGEACTVHTDLQVSENDMRLLGFAESAERDWFRLLTQVQGVGSKVGLAILSALSTGELRDACAAGDAASVARANGVGPKLAGRIVNELKDKAGALPGGGMAGVAVGAISAAGGASADAVSALENLGFKPAVAAQAVARAQAELGEDASEGDLIRVALKRAAG is encoded by the coding sequence ATGATTGCAAAGCTATCAGGACGGCTCGACGAGACCGGCGAAGACTGGGCCATCGTCGATGTGCAGGGCGTGGGCTATCTGGTCCACTGCTCGGCGCGGACACTGGCGGCATTGGGTGATGTGGGAGAAGCCTGCACCGTCCACACCGACTTGCAAGTGAGCGAGAACGACATGCGCCTGCTCGGCTTTGCCGAAAGCGCCGAACGCGACTGGTTCCGCTTGCTCACACAGGTGCAGGGCGTGGGGAGCAAGGTCGGTCTTGCGATCCTGTCTGCGCTCTCGACCGGCGAGCTGCGCGATGCCTGCGCTGCGGGCGATGCGGCAAGCGTGGCGCGCGCCAATGGCGTGGGGCCGAAGCTGGCAGGCCGGATCGTCAACGAGCTGAAGGACAAGGCTGGAGCTTTGCCGGGCGGCGGAATGGCTGGGGTGGCTGTTGGCGCGATCAGCGCTGCGGGCGGAGCAAGCGCCGACGCGGTAAGCGCGCTCGAGAACCTGGGCTTCAAGCCAGCCGTCGCAGCGCAAGCCGTAGCGCGCGCGCAAGCGGAACTGGGCGAGGATGCCTCCGAAGGCGACCTGATCCGCGTGGCATTGAAGAGGGCGGCGGGATGA
- the aroC gene encoding chorismate synthase, with amino-acid sequence MSFNTFGRVLRFTTWGESHGPGLGVVLDGVPPGLPLREKDIQPFLDARKPGQSKYTTQRREADQVRIMSGVFDNEEGVQVTTGTPIHLMIENTDQRSKDYSEIAKSYRPGHADYTYDAKYSIRDYRGGGRSSARETAARVAAGAVARLIIPEVKLTAFVCELGGDRIERDAINYDNIGQNPFFCPDSWAAKRWEEKVDAARKAGSSLGAVVECVAEGVPAGWGAPVYAKLDSELAAAMMSINATKGVEIGDGFEAARLTGEQNADEMSPGKDGKPVFASNHAGGTAGGISTGQPVVCRVAFKPTSSILTPVQSITSNGEATEVVTKGRHDPCVGIRGTPVVEAMMALVLADQKLLHRAQTGR; translated from the coding sequence ATGAGCTTCAACACTTTCGGGCGCGTCCTGCGCTTTACGACTTGGGGGGAAAGCCACGGACCCGGCCTTGGCGTGGTGCTCGACGGAGTGCCGCCGGGGCTGCCGCTGCGCGAAAAGGACATCCAGCCCTTTCTCGACGCGCGCAAACCGGGGCAAAGCAAATACACCACGCAGCGGCGCGAGGCCGATCAGGTGCGGATCATGTCGGGCGTGTTCGACAATGAAGAAGGCGTGCAGGTCACAACCGGCACGCCGATCCATCTGATGATCGAGAACACCGATCAGCGCTCCAAAGACTATTCCGAGATCGCCAAGTCCTATCGCCCGGGACATGCCGATTACACCTATGACGCCAAATACTCCATCCGCGACTATCGCGGCGGCGGCCGGTCGAGCGCGCGTGAGACAGCGGCGCGGGTAGCGGCAGGCGCGGTTGCGCGGCTGATCATCCCCGAGGTCAAACTCACCGCCTTTGTGTGCGAGCTGGGCGGCGATAGGATCGAGCGCGACGCGATCAATTACGACAATATCGGCCAGAACCCGTTCTTTTGCCCCGACAGCTGGGCGGCAAAGCGCTGGGAAGAAAAGGTCGATGCCGCGCGCAAGGCTGGCTCTTCACTCGGCGCTGTTGTCGAATGCGTGGCCGAAGGTGTGCCTGCCGGCTGGGGCGCGCCGGTCTATGCCAAGCTCGACAGCGAGCTGGCCGCCGCGATGATGAGCATCAACGCGACCAAGGGCGTGGAGATCGGCGACGGCTTCGAAGCCGCGCGGCTCACCGGTGAGCAGAATGCCGATGAAATGTCACCGGGCAAAGATGGCAAACCGGTCTTCGCCAGCAACCATGCAGGCGGCACCGCAGGCGGCATCTCCACCGGTCAGCCGGTCGTGTGCCGCGTGGCGTTCAAGCCAACCTCCTCGATCCTGACGCCGGTGCAGTCGATCACATCCAACGGCGAGGCGACCGAAGTCGTCACCAAAGGCCGCCACGACCCCTGCGTCGGCATTCGCGGCACGCCGGTGGTCGAAGCGATGATGGCGCTGGTGCTGGCGGACCAGAAACTGCTCCACCGCGCGCAGACCGGGCGCTAA
- a CDS encoding class I SAM-dependent methyltransferase, translating into MLNRIKRRFDMKRLAHLERRYRAIQPGYLSRVHTVGEIPDPETRWANGYGTITYSEWCFTLGLFQGLFHRLRPEGAMKMLDIGCGIGRLYLAMKPQMTAADAYVGLDVMPDAIDVCRKAYGDDPRTSFVHLPVHNATYASDAGAERTAWPFDDSSFNFASALSVWTHFSEDDFFFYLKELGRVLEPGGKAMITFFIMDEHYDATLAGRTSATSVYYPQPEEMWKYDVPAYGSDEFFTIKAAKVPEDAIGVRKAAFDRAVVEAGLSIAEYIPGYWKERPGYWFQDVVVFEKAG; encoded by the coding sequence ATGCTCAACCGTATCAAGCGGCGGTTCGATATGAAGCGGCTCGCGCATCTGGAGCGGCGCTATCGCGCGATCCAGCCCGGCTATCTCTCGCGCGTCCATACGGTCGGCGAGATCCCCGATCCTGAAACGCGCTGGGCCAATGGCTATGGCACGATCACTTACAGCGAGTGGTGCTTTACGCTCGGGCTGTTTCAGGGATTGTTCCACCGGCTGCGACCCGAAGGCGCGATGAAGATGCTCGATATCGGCTGCGGTATCGGGCGGCTGTATCTGGCGATGAAACCGCAAATGACCGCTGCCGATGCCTATGTCGGGCTCGACGTGATGCCCGATGCGATTGATGTGTGCCGCAAGGCTTACGGCGACGATCCCCGCACCAGCTTCGTCCATCTGCCGGTCCACAATGCGACCTATGCCAGCGATGCAGGCGCGGAACGCACAGCTTGGCCGTTTGACGATTCCAGCTTCAACTTCGCCAGCGCGCTTTCGGTCTGGACCCATTTTTCCGAAGACGATTTCTTCTTCTACCTCAAAGAGCTGGGCCGCGTGCTTGAGCCGGGCGGGAAGGCGATGATCACCTTCTTCATCATGGACGAGCATTACGATGCGACGCTGGCGGGCCGCACCTCTGCCACCAGCGTTTACTATCCGCAGCCCGAAGAAATGTGGAAATACGACGTCCCCGCATATGGCTCGGACGAGTTCTTCACGATCAAGGCAGCCAAAGTGCCCGAAGACGCCATCGGCGTGCGCAAAGCCGCCTTTGACCGCGCAGTTGTCGAAGCCGGTTTGAGCATCGCCGAATACATCCCTGGCTACTGGAAAGAGCGCCCTGGTTACTGGTTCCAGGACGTCGTGGTGTTCGAAAAGGCGGGTTAG
- a CDS encoding S41 family peptidase, whose product MLPLTKLLFPAILLAPTSFAAAQEGTAAPAPIAATASDQETQLAAIETALQGNYVFPANVPAIMEAVRSAAQSSDASERDAFARALTEALIAASGDPHFIVGIEEPGSASTVEYSELSDKAGNYGFQSVRLLAGNIGYLRFDNFSDPDLAFATASAALKLLENSDGLIIDLRYNNGGYNDLGQLIASHFFPADKDTLLVSYYYNEGGKRIERGQWVLSALPGARDSQKPIHILTSTVTFSAAEWMAFSLQQTGRATIIGAQTSGGGHPVDRFALNDGFFIQIPIGEMRGPNGGEFEGVGVTPDLRVASHRALETSHVTMLETLAAQTPSAALDWALVEARAAKAPLSLPASWLRKAAGEYEGRELVFDGEGLSYKWRGRYELRLTPLGEKLFAVEGTDDYRIELLGDDDAITGISRIYSDGERQVFERTQ is encoded by the coding sequence ATGCTTCCGCTCACCAAGCTTCTCTTCCCAGCTATCCTGCTCGCCCCGACCAGCTTTGCCGCGGCACAGGAGGGCACCGCTGCTCCTGCTCCAATTGCCGCCACTGCCTCCGATCAAGAGACGCAATTGGCGGCAATCGAAACGGCGCTGCAGGGCAATTACGTCTTTCCAGCCAATGTCCCGGCGATAATGGAGGCGGTCCGTTCCGCCGCACAATCGTCAGACGCGAGCGAGCGCGACGCGTTTGCGCGGGCACTCACTGAAGCTCTGATCGCAGCGAGCGGCGATCCTCATTTCATCGTCGGGATCGAAGAACCCGGCAGCGCTTCGACGGTGGAATATAGCGAGTTGAGCGACAAGGCTGGCAATTACGGCTTCCAGTCGGTGCGTCTGCTCGCAGGGAATATCGGATATCTGCGCTTCGACAATTTCAGCGATCCGGACCTCGCCTTTGCCACTGCGAGCGCGGCGCTCAAACTGCTCGAAAACTCGGATGGGCTGATCATCGACCTTCGCTACAACAATGGTGGATATAACGATCTTGGTCAGCTGATCGCGAGCCACTTTTTCCCAGCGGACAAGGACACTTTGCTTGTCTCATATTACTACAATGAAGGAGGCAAGCGGATCGAGCGCGGGCAGTGGGTCCTGAGCGCTCTGCCTGGCGCAAGGGACAGCCAAAAGCCGATCCATATTCTGACCAGCACTGTCACCTTCTCGGCAGCCGAATGGATGGCCTTCTCGCTCCAGCAGACAGGCCGAGCGACCATAATCGGCGCGCAAACCTCGGGCGGAGGCCATCCAGTCGACCGGTTTGCGCTTAATGACGGTTTCTTCATCCAGATCCCGATTGGCGAGATGCGCGGTCCCAATGGCGGTGAGTTCGAAGGCGTCGGGGTTACGCCAGACCTCCGCGTTGCCTCTCATCGCGCGCTCGAAACGTCGCATGTCACTATGCTCGAGACGCTTGCAGCACAGACACCCAGCGCTGCGCTCGACTGGGCGCTGGTCGAAGCGCGCGCAGCCAAAGCGCCGCTGTCGCTGCCTGCATCATGGTTGCGCAAAGCCGCTGGTGAATATGAAGGGCGCGAGCTTGTTTTCGATGGCGAAGGATTGAGCTACAAATGGCGAGGTCGCTACGAATTGCGACTGACCCCGCTCGGCGAAAAGCTGTTTGCCGTAGAGGGTACAGACGATTACCGGATCGAATTGCTGGGTGATGATGACGCGATAACCGGCATCTCCAGAATCTACTCTGATGGCGAGCGACAGGTCTTTGAAAGGACGCAATGA
- a CDS encoding MarR family winged helix-turn-helix transcriptional regulator, whose translation MSSNSSKSGLDDLSFLGRQAERLSDLIAEQTQALFAAAEVKIPVKSCSVMETLAACEPASASDLAAKLDRSHQIVMQKLPKLIELGFIERSADPADKRRFVLRVTPLGREQLTRLAQLTPQIAAAYRAIEAEIGPVHQQVMGMIAELESSGISERVARDKTPRN comes from the coding sequence ATGAGCAGCAACAGCAGCAAATCCGGCCTTGATGATCTGAGCTTTTTGGGCCGCCAAGCCGAGCGGCTGAGCGACCTTATCGCTGAACAGACGCAGGCGCTGTTCGCTGCTGCCGAAGTGAAGATTCCCGTCAAGTCTTGCTCTGTGATGGAGACGCTGGCCGCATGCGAGCCGGCGAGCGCCTCTGACCTTGCGGCCAAGCTGGATCGATCGCACCAGATCGTGATGCAAAAGCTGCCCAAACTGATCGAGCTCGGTTTTATCGAACGCAGCGCCGACCCTGCTGACAAGCGCCGCTTTGTGCTGCGTGTTACTCCGCTGGGCCGCGAGCAGCTAACGCGGCTTGCGCAGTTAACCCCGCAAATCGCTGCAGCTTATCGCGCGATTGAGGCCGAAATCGGCCCGGTCCATCAGCAGGTGATGGGCATGATCGCCGAACTGGAAAGCTCCGGCATTTCAGAACGCGTCGCTCGCGACAAAACACCGCGAAATTAG
- a CDS encoding acyltransferase gives MTKIKGFDGLRALSVIFVILTHLGIYATAQNAGWLSERAAPIISGTTGVQIFFVLSGFLITSLLIKEHEATGSVSLKGFYIRRALRILPLYFLCVLLTWFVDVYIWPVASTPSLIFAATFNTSFIPREWYSSILGHTWSLSVEEHFYLLWPAALLFLYKFNFNRALVHILLGTAISLCLLAVVMRIEEVNAAYFVARWSIFAGSWIALGCAAAIVVNGSAYARANALLASRGALWLAAALFLHSIVLGLLPKPLDETLRVLGAVLLVCWIAHNQKGRIVSALEYGPLAYTGKISYGLYMWQGFFLATGPGRAPGQLWPLNAGMGLILLCIVAPLSYHFFEKRFLALSGAFRHKGAMGAHGEKPARPSEKAPTASIASVNQ, from the coding sequence GTGACCAAGATCAAGGGGTTTGACGGGCTGCGGGCTTTGTCCGTGATCTTCGTCATCCTCACGCATCTTGGCATCTATGCCACCGCGCAAAATGCCGGTTGGTTGAGCGAGCGCGCTGCTCCGATCATCTCCGGCACGACCGGCGTGCAAATCTTCTTCGTCCTCTCCGGCTTTCTGATCACGAGCCTGTTGATCAAGGAGCACGAGGCAACTGGCAGCGTCTCGCTCAAAGGGTTCTACATCCGCCGCGCGCTGCGCATCCTGCCACTCTATTTTCTGTGCGTGCTGCTGACATGGTTTGTCGATGTCTACATCTGGCCGGTGGCCAGTACGCCGTCGCTGATCTTTGCCGCGACCTTCAACACCAGCTTCATCCCGCGCGAATGGTACTCATCCATCCTCGGCCACACATGGTCGCTGTCGGTCGAGGAGCATTTTTACCTGCTTTGGCCAGCCGCGCTGCTGTTTCTCTACAAGTTCAACTTCAATCGGGCGCTGGTGCACATCCTACTTGGCACCGCGATCAGCCTTTGCCTGCTCGCAGTCGTGATGCGGATCGAGGAAGTGAACGCCGCCTATTTCGTCGCCCGCTGGAGCATCTTTGCCGGATCGTGGATCGCGCTGGGATGCGCAGCTGCAATTGTCGTGAACGGCAGCGCTTATGCGCGCGCCAACGCTCTCCTCGCCTCGCGCGGCGCTCTGTGGCTGGCGGCGGCATTGTTCCTGCACAGCATCGTGCTGGGGCTGCTGCCCAAGCCGCTCGACGAAACTTTGCGTGTGCTCGGCGCGGTGCTGCTGGTGTGCTGGATCGCGCATAACCAGAAGGGCCGGATCGTTAGCGCGCTCGAATATGGCCCGCTCGCCTATACCGGCAAGATCTCATACGGGCTCTATATGTGGCAGGGCTTTTTCCTTGCCACCGGACCCGGCCGTGCACCCGGTCAATTGTGGCCGCTCAATGCAGGCATGGGCCTCATCCTGCTCTGCATCGTCGCACCGCTTTCCTACCATTTCTTTGAAAAGCGCTTCCTCGCGCTGTCCGGAGCATTCCGCCACAAGGGCGCGATGGGCGCGCATGGCGAAAAGCCTGCAAGACCAAGCGAAAAAGCGCCCACCGCATCAATCGCTTCTGTCAATCAATAG